The proteins below are encoded in one region of Segatella copri:
- a CDS encoding site-specific integrase, with product MSRSTFSILPYINRQKVKADGTANILCRITVDGKSAAISTGISCTPQEWNAKKGEVRNARDNGRLASFLAEVKDKYNSLLTTNGIITVEMLKAVLKDKDTTGRFLLNFGDTIVEWYRTSKARQTFLHKRTWQKNLRAFVHSLDKDDIAFEDIDENFGEEYKLFLKRDQGRIDSYVNHCLLWLNMLMYKAVDRSIIRFNPIAKIGYEKKAAPKMTHISKADFIKMLSTPMADERTELARRCFIFASLTSLSYIDVKKLYPHHISENSECRKFIRKEREKTGVEFFVPLHPIAEKILSLYNTTDDSKPVFPLGEKKDIYLDVHTLGMVLGISNKLGFHASRHTFGVLMLNEDIPIGSIAKMMGHADITSTQVYAQVTEQKISNDMDKLIAKRERNRLSNEKTIGK from the coding sequence ATGAGCAGAAGTACATTTTCAATTTTGCCTTACATCAACAGACAGAAGGTGAAGGCAGACGGAACAGCCAACATACTTTGCCGCATCACCGTTGACGGCAAAAGTGCAGCCATTTCCACAGGCATATCCTGTACCCCACAGGAGTGGAACGCCAAGAAGGGAGAGGTACGGAACGCAAGGGACAACGGACGATTGGCAAGTTTCCTTGCTGAGGTCAAGGATAAATACAACTCACTTCTTACCACCAACGGCATCATCACCGTGGAAATGCTGAAGGCTGTGTTGAAGGACAAGGACACGACAGGAAGGTTCTTGCTGAACTTTGGTGATACCATCGTGGAATGGTATCGAACCTCAAAAGCCAGACAAACCTTTCTGCACAAGCGGACATGGCAGAAGAACCTGAGAGCCTTTGTCCATTCGTTGGATAAGGACGACATCGCCTTTGAGGACATAGACGAGAATTTCGGGGAGGAATACAAGCTATTCCTGAAACGAGACCAGGGACGTATCGACAGCTACGTGAACCATTGCCTTCTCTGGCTGAACATGTTGATGTACAAGGCAGTGGACAGGAGCATTATCCGCTTCAATCCCATAGCCAAGATAGGGTATGAGAAGAAGGCAGCCCCGAAGATGACCCATATCAGCAAGGCAGACTTCATCAAGATGCTCTCTACCCCGATGGCTGACGAGCGAACGGAGCTTGCACGCAGATGTTTCATTTTTGCCTCGCTCACCTCCTTATCCTATATAGATGTAAAGAAACTGTACCCTCACCATATCAGTGAGAACTCCGAGTGTAGGAAGTTCATCCGCAAGGAAAGAGAGAAGACAGGCGTGGAGTTCTTCGTGCCGCTCCATCCGATAGCCGAGAAGATTCTTTCGCTCTACAATACCACGGACGACAGCAAGCCTGTTTTTCCACTGGGTGAGAAGAAAGACATCTATCTTGATGTGCATACCCTTGGAATGGTGCTTGGCATAAGTAATAAGTTGGGATTCCACGCCAGCCGCCATACATTCGGAGTCTTGATGCTCAACGAGGACATTCCCATCGGCAGCATAGCCAAGATGATGGGACACGCAGACATTACAAGCACACAGGTCTATGCGCAGGTGACGGAGCAGAAGATTTCAAATGACATGGATAAGCTTATTGCCAAGCGAGAAAGGAACAGATTATCGAACGAAAAAACTATTGGAAAATGA
- a CDS encoding helix-turn-helix domain-containing protein produces MSNEVMTRNSEWMNHIVNHLNRMVDNFERAVMNYRPMLGGERFMTDKELCARLQLSRRTLQDYRNNGVIPYIQLGGKILYRESDIQKILMANYREAYRMKGL; encoded by the coding sequence ATGAGCAATGAAGTAATGACAAGAAACAGCGAGTGGATGAACCACATCGTGAACCACCTCAACCGAATGGTTGACAATTTTGAACGTGCCGTGATGAACTACCGCCCCATGCTTGGCGGTGAGCGCTTCATGACGGACAAGGAGCTTTGTGCCAGGCTGCAACTGAGCCGAAGAACCCTGCAGGACTACCGAAACAACGGTGTCATCCCGTATATCCAGCTTGGCGGAAAGATACTCTACCGCGAGTCCGACATTCAGAAGATTCTGATGGCTAACTATCGTGAGGCGTACAGAATGAAGGGCTTGTAG
- a CDS encoding SusC/RagA family TonB-linked outer membrane protein: MIEQVFTFKRTAALCLVGAFCSLNAQAQKITVKGSIVDGTGEPLIGATVKVKGDATSGVISDMDGNFQIAVPSENSSLVITYIGMESKTIKVGKKRQFKITLTDDNTLGEVVVVGYGQQKKASVVGSIAQTDAKTLNRHAGVSSLGQALTGNLPGVVTFSSTGMPGEEDPKIVIRTQTSINGSNDPLVLVDGVERAMNTVDLSSVESISVLKDASATAVYGVKGGNGVILITTKRGKEGKAAVHVKANATMKVVSKLPEKYDSYDTFRLLNRVVERELNISDEKSWGSYKPMAIIDKYRNPANAEEWDRYPNVDWQKELFNNTAMSYNASVDVSGGTKLVKYFAAIDFSHEGDLFKDFTSGRGYKSGFGYNRVNMRANLDFNLTKTTLFSTNLFGSNGVRHFPWDKASDSSAYWASVYHAAPDAMRPIYSDGTYGYYGPRKADCPNSVMSLARSGVENRTNTQITTDFILTQKLDFLTKGLKFVAKVSLDNTMVEEKRGISDQYMDPQLKWINPDDGSVSYDQSVDYHESVAWTINGGKVKTDATYRRLYYLAQLDWNRKFGNHEVGAMGVFNRNEYANGSSFKHYREDWVFRATYNYAMRYMLELNGCYNGSEKFGPDYRFKFFPSASLGWTITEEPFMKNIRKYVDMFKVRASWGRIGDDSTGGSYLYTDQYSYGGKTYLGGDATYDSPYTIYRLTRIGNPNVRWETSEKRNLGFDFGFLGGLITGSLDVFSDKRTDVLLTDRSIPSYYGMNYTVANVGSVDAKGYELSLKVNKAWNKNLRTWANFNMTHATNEIKFADDPKLQASYLNKAGYAIGQNHSYIDHGFIRNWDDLYAVPTWGSHDSEKYTGDAIISDFNGDGQITKDDMAPYQYTSIPENTFSTTLGAEWKGLSVTVQFYGVTNVTREVNFPTFERETHIAFKEGSYFTPSNPGGELSLPRWTTVADEGNAGTRYFYDGAFLRLKNAEIAYTFRGAWVKRMHLNSLRVYLNGDNLLLWTNMPDDRENNFSGNSANGAYPTVRRFNLGFDLTF; the protein is encoded by the coding sequence ATGATTGAACAAGTGTTTACATTTAAACGGACAGCAGCTCTATGCCTCGTGGGAGCCTTCTGCAGCTTGAACGCACAAGCCCAGAAGATTACCGTGAAGGGTAGTATTGTTGACGGCACAGGAGAGCCACTGATTGGTGCTACTGTGAAAGTGAAGGGTGATGCCACTTCGGGTGTCATCTCCGACATGGATGGTAACTTTCAGATTGCAGTACCTTCTGAAAATTCATCCCTTGTCATTACCTATATCGGTATGGAATCTAAAACGATTAAAGTAGGTAAGAAAAGACAGTTTAAAATTACCTTGACTGATGACAATACATTGGGCGAGGTAGTAGTGGTTGGTTATGGCCAGCAGAAGAAAGCCTCTGTTGTCGGCTCTATTGCACAGACAGATGCGAAAACCTTGAATCGTCATGCCGGAGTTTCTTCTTTGGGTCAAGCTCTGACAGGTAATCTTCCAGGTGTCGTTACTTTCTCTTCTACGGGTATGCCAGGTGAGGAAGATCCTAAGATCGTAATCCGTACCCAGACTTCTATCAACGGTTCCAATGACCCTCTCGTCCTCGTGGATGGTGTGGAGCGTGCCATGAACACCGTTGACCTTTCTTCAGTAGAGAGCATTTCCGTATTGAAGGATGCTTCTGCCACTGCCGTTTATGGTGTGAAGGGTGGTAATGGTGTCATCCTCATTACTACCAAGCGTGGTAAGGAAGGTAAGGCTGCCGTACACGTGAAGGCGAATGCTACCATGAAGGTGGTTTCCAAGTTGCCTGAGAAATATGATTCTTACGATACTTTCCGTCTTCTGAATAGAGTGGTAGAGCGCGAGCTGAACATCAGCGACGAAAAATCCTGGGGTTCTTACAAGCCAATGGCTATTATTGACAAGTATCGTAACCCTGCTAATGCTGAGGAATGGGACCGCTATCCTAACGTGGATTGGCAGAAGGAACTGTTCAACAACACAGCCATGTCTTACAATGCCAGCGTGGATGTTTCGGGAGGTACCAAACTCGTGAAATATTTTGCAGCTATTGACTTCTCTCATGAAGGTGACCTGTTCAAGGACTTCACCAGCGGTCGTGGCTATAAGTCTGGTTTCGGCTATAACCGTGTTAACATGCGTGCCAACCTGGACTTCAATCTGACCAAGACTACTCTGTTCTCTACCAACCTTTTCGGTAGTAACGGTGTCCGCCATTTCCCTTGGGACAAGGCGAGTGATTCCAGTGCTTATTGGGCTTCTGTCTATCATGCAGCTCCAGATGCCATGCGTCCTATTTATTCTGACGGAACTTATGGATACTATGGTCCACGTAAGGCCGACTGTCCTAACTCTGTGATGAGCCTTGCCCGAAGCGGTGTGGAGAACCGTACCAATACACAGATTACCACCGACTTTATTCTTACCCAGAAACTCGATTTCCTGACCAAGGGTCTGAAGTTTGTTGCCAAGGTTTCTCTTGACAATACAATGGTAGAGGAGAAGCGTGGTATCAGCGACCAGTATATGGATCCGCAGCTGAAGTGGATTAACCCTGATGATGGCTCAGTTTCCTATGACCAGAGCGTGGATTACCATGAGTCTGTGGCATGGACCATCAATGGCGGTAAGGTAAAAACGGATGCAACTTATCGCCGTCTCTATTATCTGGCTCAGCTCGACTGGAACCGCAAGTTCGGCAATCATGAAGTGGGTGCAATGGGTGTATTCAACCGCAACGAATATGCCAACGGTTCTTCTTTCAAGCATTATCGTGAAGACTGGGTGTTCCGTGCCACATACAACTATGCGATGCGCTACATGCTCGAGTTGAACGGATGCTACAACGGTTCTGAGAAGTTTGGTCCCGACTATCGCTTCAAGTTCTTCCCATCAGCTTCTCTCGGTTGGACTATCACCGAGGAGCCATTCATGAAGAACATCAGGAAATATGTAGATATGTTTAAGGTGCGTGCATCCTGGGGTCGCATCGGTGATGATTCTACCGGAGGTTCTTATCTCTATACCGACCAGTATTCTTATGGTGGTAAGACCTATCTGGGTGGTGATGCCACTTATGATTCACCTTATACTATATATCGCCTTACCCGTATCGGAAACCCTAACGTGCGTTGGGAGACATCAGAGAAGCGCAACCTGGGTTTCGACTTCGGATTCCTGGGCGGACTGATTACCGGTTCGCTGGATGTATTTAGCGACAAGCGTACCGATGTGCTCTTAACCGACCGTTCCATCCCTTCTTACTATGGTATGAACTACACGGTTGCCAATGTGGGTTCGGTGGATGCCAAGGGTTACGAGTTGAGCCTGAAGGTGAACAAGGCATGGAACAAGAATCTGCGTACATGGGCAAACTTCAATATGACCCATGCTACCAACGAGATTAAGTTTGCCGATGATCCAAAGCTTCAGGCAAGTTATCTGAACAAGGCGGGTTATGCCATCGGTCAGAACCATAGTTACATTGATCATGGTTTTATCCGCAACTGGGATGATCTCTATGCCGTACCTACCTGGGGTAGCCATGATTCAGAGAAATATACGGGTGATGCCATTATTTCAGACTTCAATGGTGACGGTCAGATTACAAAAGATGACATGGCGCCTTATCAGTATACCTCTATTCCTGAGAATACCTTCAGTACTACATTGGGAGCAGAGTGGAAGGGCTTGAGCGTAACGGTACAGTTCTATGGTGTAACCAATGTTACCCGCGAGGTGAACTTCCCAACCTTTGAGCGTGAAACCCACATTGCCTTTAAGGAGGGTTCTTACTTCACGCCATCCAATCCGGGTGGAGAGTTGTCTTTGCCACGCTGGACCACAGTGGCAGACGAGGGAAATGCCGGTACCCGTTACTTCTATGACGGTGCTTTCCTGCGCTTGAAGAATGCCGAGATAGCTTATACCTTCAGGGGTGCTTGGGTGAAGCGAATGCACTTGAATTCACTCCGTGTATATCTGAATGGTGACAACCTGCTGCTCTGGACCAATATGCCTGATGACCGTGAGAATAACTTCAGCGGCAACTCGGCAAATGGTGCTTATCCAACCGTACGCAGATTTAACTTAGGTTTCGACCTGACATTTTAA
- a CDS encoding glycoside hydrolase family 5 protein has product MKKRFLAILAAVLLPSCLFAQFGVVSPLHVNGNQLNDAYGNKVVLHGVMDTPSPYFNKYRWGYSCTDNNISACISYYDKIFGALQNPAKGTYCNIFRLHLEPGWTNDPNKKSTGSDTGEANISRFSATRLQKYLDALYLPIAQKAINHGLYVVIRPPGVCPKDLKVGDAYQNYLKTVWNIVSSNSWVKNNSGIVSLELANEPVHIYNRYGQSSATAMRDYFQPVVDVIRKNGFKGIIWIPGTGYQSQYENYASYPVSDSNFGYAVHVYPGWYGASDTNYDSNAFIYNFQKQVPVVKNKPILVSEIDWSPEKPGAGKYNEFGQWVASNLGSWGTATTSKWGNAWKKVMDHFGNISMTLTSTDDYLDIDNFLKTGQIKAGLEANPEACGLTCFYWYYEYSKKDYAHKSAGTSSSNQNTQPSTSANTQGENIIKSWGNGSGFVPSGWTVADNGTQVYAGNKSSGPRIMNFSGDFKNAFYVRTVSADKAGYIEYGNTNGYTLPLVYGEYELSCNVAAWKGAPYMKVEVFDPQNAVLASTIVKANGNANGKAGAYLSGTNKVFLSFYSMIKGNYRVRFTPVADAKGTGGAWVEALVGNVALYFKGNPLALNAVGQVPAGWKIVDAGEQKAAGAAGIGPRIFKFAGGDFSTGLYIRQSDAGKAGYAEFGSTWGYGFSLKQGSYVFSYNAVAWSGSPYLKCEVLDESNNVLGSQIIQCTKNVNKNTGANTYGSNSGQVRFTASRTGYYHFRFTPVANSWGGSGSWLEVVVGHLKISMTSAFRSRSIDGGWNDGTTGIGQVESAENISGQETRQNSGWYTLQGQRVEHPTKGIYIHNGKKVVLR; this is encoded by the coding sequence ATGAAAAAGAGATTTTTGGCGATATTGGCGGCTGTGTTGCTACCGTCATGTCTGTTCGCCCAGTTTGGAGTGGTTTCGCCGCTTCATGTGAATGGCAATCAGTTGAATGATGCCTATGGCAACAAAGTGGTTTTGCATGGTGTGATGGATACACCGAGTCCTTACTTCAACAAATATCGTTGGGGGTATAGCTGTACCGACAATAACATCTCGGCATGCATAAGCTATTATGACAAGATTTTTGGAGCACTCCAGAATCCTGCCAAAGGTACCTATTGTAATATCTTCCGTCTTCATCTCGAACCAGGCTGGACCAATGATCCCAACAAGAAGTCAACGGGTTCTGATACTGGAGAGGCTAATATATCGCGTTTCAGTGCTACCCGTTTGCAGAAGTATCTTGATGCCCTTTATCTGCCTATTGCGCAGAAGGCCATCAATCATGGCTTGTATGTGGTGATTCGTCCTCCAGGCGTATGTCCTAAGGATTTGAAGGTAGGAGATGCTTATCAGAATTATCTTAAAACGGTGTGGAACATTGTTTCCAGCAACAGTTGGGTGAAGAATAATTCAGGCATCGTATCCCTGGAACTTGCCAACGAGCCTGTTCATATATATAATAGGTATGGTCAGAGTTCTGCCACAGCCATGCGAGATTATTTCCAACCAGTGGTTGATGTGATTCGTAAGAATGGCTTCAAGGGTATTATCTGGATTCCTGGCACGGGCTACCAGAGCCAGTATGAGAATTATGCCTCTTATCCTGTTTCCGACAGCAACTTCGGCTATGCCGTGCATGTATATCCGGGATGGTATGGGGCAAGTGATACCAACTATGATTCCAACGCTTTCATCTATAATTTCCAGAAGCAGGTGCCTGTTGTAAAAAATAAACCGATTCTTGTTTCTGAGATAGACTGGAGCCCGGAGAAACCAGGTGCCGGTAAGTATAATGAGTTTGGACAGTGGGTGGCCAGCAACCTGGGTTCATGGGGAACTGCTACTACCAGCAAATGGGGTAATGCCTGGAAGAAGGTGATGGATCATTTCGGAAACATCAGCATGACGCTGACCAGTACTGATGATTATCTTGATATCGACAACTTCCTGAAAACTGGTCAAATCAAGGCAGGCTTGGAGGCTAACCCTGAGGCATGCGGTCTGACCTGTTTCTACTGGTATTATGAGTATTCTAAGAAAGACTATGCTCATAAGTCTGCTGGTACGTCTTCTTCTAACCAGAATACTCAGCCTTCTACTTCTGCCAATACCCAGGGCGAGAACATCATCAAGTCGTGGGGCAATGGCAGCGGATTCGTTCCTTCGGGATGGACGGTGGCAGATAATGGCACTCAGGTTTATGCCGGCAATAAATCGAGCGGTCCACGCATCATGAATTTCTCTGGTGATTTCAAGAATGCTTTCTATGTGAGAACTGTTTCTGCCGATAAGGCTGGCTATATAGAATATGGTAATACAAATGGTTATACCCTGCCTCTGGTATATGGCGAGTATGAGCTGAGCTGCAATGTGGCAGCCTGGAAGGGTGCTCCATATATGAAGGTGGAGGTGTTCGACCCTCAGAATGCTGTTCTTGCTTCTACCATCGTCAAGGCAAATGGCAATGCGAATGGCAAGGCGGGTGCTTATCTCTCGGGTACCAACAAGGTATTTCTCTCGTTCTATTCCATGATTAAGGGCAATTACCGTGTACGTTTCACCCCTGTGGCAGATGCCAAGGGCACAGGTGGTGCCTGGGTTGAGGCTCTGGTAGGCAATGTGGCTCTTTACTTCAAGGGAAATCCGCTGGCACTGAATGCCGTGGGACAGGTTCCTGCCGGATGGAAGATTGTTGATGCCGGAGAGCAGAAGGCTGCTGGTGCTGCTGGCATTGGTCCACGCATCTTCAAGTTTGCCGGTGGTGATTTTTCTACGGGTCTTTACATCCGTCAGAGCGATGCCGGCAAGGCAGGCTACGCTGAGTTTGGTTCTACTTGGGGCTATGGCTTCTCGTTGAAGCAGGGCAGCTATGTATTCTCTTATAATGCCGTGGCGTGGTCGGGGTCTCCTTATCTGAAGTGTGAGGTTCTCGACGAGAGCAACAACGTGCTGGGTTCTCAGATTATCCAGTGTACCAAGAATGTGAACAAGAACACCGGTGCAAATACTTATGGCAGCAATAGTGGTCAGGTACGATTCACCGCTTCCCGCACGGGTTACTATCACTTCCGCTTCACTCCTGTAGCAAACAGCTGGGGTGGCAGTGGTTCATGGCTTGAGGTAGTGGTAGGTCATCTGAAGATTTCCATGACCAGTGCTTTCCGTTCAAGAAGCATCGATGGCGGTTGGAACGATGGCACTACGGGCATCGGGCAGGTCGAGAGTGCTGAGAATATCAGCGGTCAGGAGACCAGACAGAACTCTGGCTGGTACACGCTTCAGGGTCAGCGAGTAGAACACCCAACCAAGGGTATCTATATCCATAATGGCAAGAAGGTGGTTTTGAGATAA
- a CDS encoding glycoside hydrolase family 43 protein, whose protein sequence is MTRYRMILSLLLAGMGTAATAQNINLPIIQTKYTADPAPYVHNDTVYLYTTHDEDGAEGFLMKDWLLYTSTDMVNWQDRGAVASLKDFKWFKGENGAWAEQVIERNGKWYMYCPIHGHGIGVLVADNPYGPFKDPIGKPLAWEGDWFDIDPTVWVDDDNQAYMYWGNPELKAVKLNEDMISYSDSIMHFPKIQDYQEGPWFWKRNGNYYLAYASTCCPEGIGYAMSKNPLGPWEYKGHIMNHTPRTRGNHPGIIDYKGKSYCFGLNYDIFRLKTGRHAEQRSVSAAEMTYNPDGTIQELPYFQDCKLEQIEWFNPYRQVEAETMAWGYGLKTQPKNEWAQKDRWNQVVTNIDEGKYILVKGVDFRKGASKFEVSASCHMFGGSIEIRLDGVNGQCIGKVDIKNTKDEYKTFSTQVKKVKGVHDLYFVFKGGDIQKQNLFFLDWWKFGE, encoded by the coding sequence ATGACTAGATACAGAATGATTTTATCCCTGCTTTTGGCTGGCATGGGAACTGCAGCAACTGCACAGAACATCAACTTGCCTATCATCCAGACCAAGTACACCGCCGATCCTGCACCTTATGTGCACAACGATACGGTTTATCTCTATACCACCCACGATGAGGATGGGGCTGAAGGGTTCCTGATGAAAGACTGGCTGCTCTATACCTCAACGGATATGGTAAACTGGCAAGACCGCGGTGCCGTGGCTTCATTGAAAGACTTCAAGTGGTTCAAGGGCGAGAATGGTGCCTGGGCAGAACAGGTCATCGAGCGCAATGGCAAATGGTATATGTATTGCCCTATCCACGGTCATGGCATCGGAGTGCTGGTAGCAGATAATCCATACGGACCGTTTAAGGATCCTATCGGAAAGCCTCTGGCATGGGAGGGCGACTGGTTCGACATCGACCCTACTGTATGGGTAGATGATGATAACCAGGCTTACATGTATTGGGGCAACCCGGAGTTGAAGGCAGTGAAACTGAACGAGGACATGATTTCTTATTCTGATTCCATCATGCACTTCCCGAAGATTCAGGATTATCAGGAAGGTCCTTGGTTCTGGAAGCGCAATGGCAATTATTATCTGGCTTATGCTTCTACCTGCTGTCCTGAGGGCATCGGTTATGCGATGAGCAAGAATCCGCTCGGACCGTGGGAATATAAGGGACATATCATGAACCATACGCCTCGTACTCGTGGCAATCATCCGGGCATCATCGACTATAAGGGCAAGAGCTATTGCTTCGGCTTGAATTATGATATCTTCCGTTTGAAGACGGGGCGTCATGCCGAGCAGCGTTCTGTTTCTGCGGCCGAAATGACTTACAATCCTGACGGAACCATCCAGGAGTTGCCATACTTCCAGGACTGCAAGTTGGAGCAGATAGAATGGTTCAACCCTTATCGCCAGGTTGAGGCTGAGACGATGGCTTGGGGCTATGGATTGAAGACGCAGCCTAAGAACGAATGGGCACAGAAGGACAGATGGAACCAGGTGGTTACGAATATTGATGAGGGAAAGTATATCCTCGTGAAGGGTGTTGACTTTAGGAAGGGTGCAAGTAAGTTTGAGGTTTCTGCCTCCTGCCACATGTTTGGCGGCAGCATTGAAATCCGTCTTGATGGGGTAAACGGCCAGTGCATCGGCAAGGTGGATATCAAGAACACCAAGGATGAATACAAAACCTTCTCAACCCAGGTGAAGAAGGTAAAGGGTGTTCATGATCTCTACTTCGTCTTTAAGGGAGGCGACATCCAGAAGCAGAACCTCTTCTTCCTGGATTGGTGGAAGTTTGGGGAGTAA
- a CDS encoding site-specific integrase, whose protein sequence is MKIEKFKVLLYLKKSGMDKNGKAPIMGRITVNRTMAQFSCKLSCTPSLWNPRASRLEGKSKEAVETNKDIEQLLLSIQKAFDVLVEKRTDFEAKDVKEALQGSVKTQTTLLSFVDEHISELSTHEGIDMSKSSVWTYRKIRKNLAEFIGEKYRLTDLAFGQLTEPFISDFHHYLLDEKGFSSGTITIYVSLFKKMCRIAFERGLCKNLLFAHYRVGTPRVTTPKALSMSDFIKIRDVELPEDKPRLSVSRDLFLFACYAGTAFIDTVSITKANVKVLEDGDKWLIYNRKKTGTLARVKLLPEALELMAKYEDGARDTLFPLLSTNRVRIDLITICKLAETSKTYSYHSGRHSFASLITLEAGVPMETICKMLGHKDVKMTQRYARVTQKKLFEDMDKFIAATEKDFILAL, encoded by the coding sequence ATGAAAATCGAAAAATTCAAGGTGTTGCTCTACCTAAAAAAGAGCGGAATGGACAAGAATGGAAAAGCTCCCATCATGGGACGCATCACGGTGAACAGGACTATGGCGCAGTTCTCCTGCAAGTTGTCTTGCACTCCATCGCTTTGGAATCCTCGTGCCAGCCGATTGGAGGGCAAGAGCAAGGAAGCCGTGGAAACCAACAAGGACATCGAGCAGTTGTTGCTTTCCATCCAAAAGGCTTTCGATGTGCTTGTGGAAAAGAGAACGGACTTCGAGGCTAAGGATGTCAAGGAGGCTTTGCAGGGCAGCGTCAAGACACAGACCACCCTTCTCTCCTTCGTGGACGAGCATATCAGTGAACTCAGCACCCATGAGGGCATCGATATGTCGAAGAGCAGTGTCTGGACTTACAGAAAGATTCGCAAGAATCTCGCTGAGTTCATCGGGGAGAAGTATAGGTTGACTGATTTGGCTTTCGGACAGCTGACCGAGCCTTTCATCAGTGACTTTCACCATTACTTGCTTGACGAGAAAGGCTTTTCATCAGGAACCATCACCATCTATGTGTCGCTCTTCAAGAAGATGTGCCGCATTGCCTTTGAGCGAGGCTTGTGCAAGAACCTGCTGTTCGCCCATTATCGGGTTGGCACTCCAAGGGTTACGACACCCAAGGCTCTCAGCATGTCTGATTTCATAAAAATCCGTGATGTGGAACTGCCCGAAGACAAGCCGAGACTATCCGTTAGCCGTGACCTGTTTCTTTTCGCCTGCTATGCAGGAACAGCCTTCATAGACACCGTTTCCATCACGAAAGCCAATGTCAAGGTGTTGGAGGATGGTGACAAATGGCTCATCTATAACCGCAAGAAGACCGGAACACTTGCCAGGGTGAAACTCCTGCCCGAGGCGTTGGAGCTGATGGCGAAATACGAGGACGGGGCAAGAGATACCCTTTTCCCATTGCTGAGCACGAATCGTGTTCGTATTGATCTCATCACCATCTGCAAGTTGGCGGAAACGAGCAAGACCTATTCCTACCATTCGGGACGACACTCGTTCGCCAGCCTCATTACGCTGGAGGCTGGTGTGCCGATGGAGACCATCTGCAAGATGCTCGGTCACAAGGATGTGAAGATGACGCAGCGGTATGCGAGAGTAACCCAAAAGAAGCTGTTTGAGGACATGGACAAGTTCATCGCTGCAACCGAGAAGGACTTTATTCTCGCATTATGA